The Kluyvera intermedia genome window below encodes:
- a CDS encoding beta-ketoacyl-[acyl-carrier-protein] synthase family protein produces MIYISAVGMINALGNNQDEIAANLTRGEAPGMRPRTGWLQGHPHAVLAGVDGELPTIPDEFSAHRSRNNQLLLAALAQIQPQVDDAIAQFGRDRVAIVLGTSTSGLDEGDAHVDLTLNGNTSSAWQYPQQELGDPSRFLSHWLALDGPAFTLSTACSSSARAIMSGRRLIESGLADVAIVGGADTLSRMPINGFHSLESLSLTRCQPFGRDRCGITIGEGAALMLLTREPQPIALLGVGESSDAYHISAPHPQGEGAIRAIQQALNDAGVTPDQVGYINLHGTATPLNDQIESHVVSELFGERVPCSSTKHLTGHTLGAAGITEAAISMLILQRNLPLPPQDFSTSPRDETLPACGIIACTQPLARPVILSNSFAFGGNNASILLGRMS; encoded by the coding sequence ATGATCTACATTTCTGCCGTTGGCATGATTAACGCGCTGGGCAACAACCAGGATGAGATTGCCGCCAACCTGACGCGCGGCGAAGCCCCCGGAATGCGTCCGCGCACCGGCTGGCTTCAGGGCCACCCGCACGCAGTATTAGCCGGTGTGGATGGCGAACTGCCGACGATCCCCGATGAATTTAGCGCCCACCGTTCACGCAATAATCAACTGCTGCTGGCGGCACTGGCGCAAATCCAGCCGCAGGTGGATGACGCTATTGCACAATTTGGTCGCGATCGCGTTGCGATCGTGCTCGGCACCAGCACCTCCGGGCTGGACGAAGGTGACGCGCATGTTGATCTCACGCTTAACGGCAATACGAGCAGCGCCTGGCAGTATCCGCAACAGGAGCTGGGCGACCCGTCGCGCTTTCTCAGCCACTGGCTGGCATTAGATGGCCCAGCATTTACGCTCTCTACTGCCTGCTCCTCCAGCGCTCGCGCGATCATGAGCGGACGCCGCCTGATTGAATCCGGGCTGGCGGACGTAGCGATTGTCGGCGGGGCGGACACGCTCAGCCGGATGCCCATCAACGGCTTTCACAGCCTGGAGTCGCTCTCGCTGACGCGCTGCCAGCCATTCGGCCGCGACCGCTGCGGCATTACCATCGGCGAAGGGGCTGCGCTGATGCTGCTGACCCGCGAGCCGCAGCCAATTGCGCTGCTGGGCGTCGGTGAATCCAGCGATGCATACCATATTTCGGCCCCGCATCCGCAGGGTGAAGGGGCGATTCGCGCCATTCAGCAGGCGCTGAACGACGCAGGAGTCACCCCGGATCAGGTGGGCTATATCAATCTGCACGGCACCGCCACGCCGCTGAATGACCAGATCGAATCCCATGTGGTGAGCGAGCTGTTTGGCGAGCGCGTGCCATGCAGCTCTACCAAGCACTTGACCGGACACACGCTGGGTGCCGCGGGGATTACTGAAGCCGCCATCAGCATGCTGATTTTGCAGCGAAACCTGCCGCTGCCGCCGCAGGATTTTAGCACCTCGCCGCGCGATGAAACGCTGCCCGCCTGCGGGATCATCGCGTGCACGCAGCCGTTGGCGCGCCCGGTTATCCTGTCCAACTCATTTGCCTTTGGCGGCAATAACGCCAGCATCCTGCTCGGGAGAATGTCATGA
- a CDS encoding 3-ketoacyl-ACP reductase FabG2 encodes MSRSVLVTGASKGIGRAIACQLAADGFVVGVHYHQDAQGAQQTLDSIVAAGGAGRLLTFDVGNREQCREVLAQDNDAHGAWYGIVSNAGITRDAAFPALSDNDWDAVIHTNLDSFYNVIQPCMMPMISARQGGRIITLSSVSGVMGNRGQVNYSAAKAGIIGATKALAIELAKRKITVNCIAPGLIDTGMIEMEETALKEAMSIIPMKRMGQAEEVAGLASYLMSDIAGYVTRQVISINGGML; translated from the coding sequence ATGAGTCGTTCAGTTTTAGTGACCGGCGCCAGTAAGGGCATCGGTCGTGCCATCGCCTGCCAGCTGGCAGCGGATGGTTTTGTGGTCGGCGTCCATTATCACCAGGATGCCCAAGGGGCACAGCAGACGTTAGATTCCATCGTTGCCGCAGGCGGCGCGGGACGTTTACTGACGTTTGACGTCGGCAACCGCGAGCAATGCCGTGAGGTGCTGGCGCAAGATAACGATGCACACGGCGCGTGGTACGGTATCGTCAGCAACGCCGGGATCACCCGCGACGCGGCCTTTCCGGCACTCAGCGACAACGACTGGGATGCGGTGATCCACACCAATCTCGACAGCTTCTACAATGTGATTCAGCCCTGCATGATGCCGATGATTAGCGCCCGCCAGGGTGGGCGAATTATCACCTTATCATCGGTTTCCGGCGTGATGGGTAATCGTGGCCAGGTCAATTACAGCGCCGCCAAGGCGGGCATTATCGGTGCCACCAAAGCGCTGGCAATTGAGCTGGCAAAACGCAAAATCACCGTCAACTGTATCGCACCGGGGCTTATCGACACCGGGATGATTGAGATGGAAGAGACTGCGCTCAAAGAAGCGATGTCGATAATCCCGATGAAACGAATGGGCCAGGCCGAGGAAGTGGCCGGGCTTGCCAGCTATTTGATGTCTGATATTGCAGGCTATGTCACCCGTCAGGTGATTTCTATCAATGGGGGAATGCTATGA
- a CDS encoding beta-ketoacyl-ACP synthase gives MTRRVVITGMGGVTAFGENWQAVSARLLAYENAVRQMPEWQVYAGLHTLLGAPIDDFTLPEHYTRKRIRAMGRVSRLSTRATELALEQAGLIGDAVLTNGETGIAYGSSTGSTDSVSEFATMLTEKHTNNITGTTYVQMMPHTAAVNTGLFFGLRGRVIPTSSACTSGSQAIGYAWEAIRHGYQTVMVAGGAEELCPSEAAVFDTLFATSQRNDAPKTTPAPFDVNRDGLVIGEGAGTLILEELEHAKARGATIYGEIVGFATNCDAAHITQPQRETMQICMEQSLKMAGISARDISYISAHGTATERGDIAESQATAAIYGESVPISSLKSYFGHTLGACGALEAWMSLQMMREGWFAPTLNLQQPDGNCGALDYIMGEARKIEGEFLQSNNFAFGGINTSIIIKRWP, from the coding sequence ATGACTCGCCGCGTAGTCATCACCGGCATGGGCGGCGTGACCGCTTTTGGTGAAAATTGGCAGGCGGTGTCTGCTCGGCTTCTGGCGTATGAAAATGCGGTGCGCCAGATGCCAGAATGGCAGGTTTATGCGGGGCTGCACACGCTGCTCGGGGCTCCCATCGACGATTTCACCCTCCCGGAACACTATACCCGCAAGCGTATTCGCGCCATGGGCCGCGTCTCACGGCTGTCGACCCGCGCCACCGAACTGGCGCTGGAACAGGCCGGGCTTATCGGCGATGCGGTGCTGACCAACGGGGAAACCGGTATTGCCTACGGTTCGTCAACCGGCAGCACCGATTCGGTGAGCGAGTTCGCCACCATGCTGACCGAAAAGCACACCAATAATATTACCGGCACCACTTATGTGCAGATGATGCCGCACACTGCCGCCGTCAATACTGGCCTGTTCTTTGGTCTGCGGGGGCGAGTTATCCCTACCTCCAGCGCCTGCACCTCAGGCAGCCAGGCGATCGGTTACGCGTGGGAAGCCATTCGCCATGGTTATCAAACGGTGATGGTCGCAGGTGGTGCAGAAGAACTCTGCCCATCGGAGGCAGCGGTGTTTGATACCCTGTTCGCCACCAGCCAACGTAACGATGCTCCCAAAACCACCCCTGCCCCGTTCGATGTCAATCGTGACGGTTTGGTGATTGGTGAAGGTGCAGGCACGTTGATTCTGGAAGAGCTTGAGCACGCGAAAGCGCGCGGCGCGACCATTTACGGTGAGATTGTCGGTTTTGCGACCAACTGCGATGCGGCCCATATCACCCAACCACAGCGCGAGACGATGCAAATTTGCATGGAACAGTCGCTGAAAATGGCGGGAATAAGCGCGCGGGACATCAGCTATATCTCCGCCCACGGCACGGCGACCGAGCGCGGTGATATTGCGGAAAGTCAGGCTACCGCAGCGATTTACGGCGAAAGCGTGCCGATCTCCTCGCTGAAAAGTTATTTTGGTCACACGCTCGGTGCCTGCGGTGCGCTGGAAGCGTGGATGAGTTTGCAGATGATGCGCGAAGGCTGGTTTGCCCCGACGCTAAACCTGCAACAGCCGGATGGCAACTGCGGCGCACTGGATTACATCATGGGTGAAGCGCGCAAAATTGAGGGTGAGTTCCTGCAAAGCAATAACTTTGCTTTTGGCGGAATCAACACCTCAATAATCATTAAGCGCTGGCCGTAG
- the acpT gene encoding 4'-phosphopantetheinyl transferase AcpT: MYRLLLGKVSELSAQSLPCALIKHAPEGARRARWLAGRVLLSYALSPLPEIVYSAQGKPAFAAGLSLWFNLSHSGDHIALLLSDEGEVGCDIEVIRPRKNWPALVDKIFSMGEQAEITCVGEEQKLTSFWQIWTRKEAIIKQRGGNVWEMASVDSTHFTDGFIAHYQRGALSLSLCTPTPSPHIEIIFAAVNNQGELMFTRSPD, from the coding sequence ATGTATCGGCTGCTTTTGGGGAAAGTGTCGGAATTAAGCGCGCAGTCGCTGCCCTGCGCCTTAATCAAGCACGCCCCAGAGGGTGCCCGACGCGCACGCTGGCTGGCCGGTCGCGTGCTGCTTTCTTATGCCCTGTCACCGCTGCCGGAGATCGTCTACAGCGCACAGGGCAAACCGGCTTTCGCCGCTGGCCTGTCGCTTTGGTTCAACCTAAGCCATAGCGGTGACCATATTGCGCTCCTGCTGAGTGACGAAGGTGAAGTGGGATGTGATATTGAAGTCATACGCCCGCGTAAAAACTGGCCCGCTTTGGTAGACAAGATTTTCAGCATGGGCGAACAGGCAGAAATCACCTGTGTCGGGGAAGAACAAAAGCTAACAAGCTTTTGGCAAATCTGGACACGTAAAGAGGCTATCATCAAGCAACGTGGGGGTAACGTCTGGGAAATGGCCTCGGTTGATAGCACACACTTTACCGACGGTTTTATCGCCCATTACCAGCGCGGTGCGCTGAGTCTTTCCCTCTGCACGCCTACGCCTTCTCCCCATATCGAGATTATTTTTGCGGCGGTAAACAATCAGGGCGAGTTGATGTTCACCCGCTCGCCCGATTAG
- the dsbG gene encoding thiol:disulfide interchange protein DsbG yields the protein MKRILLSALLMVPVLASAQDTIPDIVKRFGEQQNITNLKPVEAPGGVKSWVGQYQDMGVNLFLTPDGKHVISGYLYDDKGKNLSEGYFTQQIYIPLGREMWQTLNKTKPLKEGADTAPRKVFVFADPFCPYCKAFWSEAQPWVAAGKVQLNTLMVAFLNPKSGRNATAILNAPDPVSAWREYELSGGKKLPRFDGATPRETFNLLQHHQTLMDSLGANATPAIYYMNERNELQQVVGMPDEKQLIDMFGPRP from the coding sequence ATGAAACGTATTCTTTTATCTGCTCTATTGATGGTACCCGTTCTGGCCTCCGCTCAGGACACCATTCCCGATATCGTTAAACGCTTTGGCGAGCAGCAAAATATCACCAATCTGAAACCCGTTGAGGCGCCCGGCGGCGTGAAAAGCTGGGTCGGTCAGTACCAGGATATGGGGGTAAATCTGTTTTTAACCCCAGACGGTAAACACGTAATCTCGGGCTATTTATATGACGATAAGGGGAAAAACCTCAGCGAAGGCTATTTCACCCAACAGATTTACATCCCCCTTGGCCGGGAAATGTGGCAGACCCTCAACAAGACCAAACCGCTTAAAGAGGGCGCTGATACTGCACCGCGCAAAGTGTTCGTCTTCGCCGACCCGTTCTGCCCGTACTGTAAAGCATTCTGGTCGGAGGCACAGCCGTGGGTCGCTGCGGGTAAGGTGCAGCTTAATACTCTGATGGTGGCATTTTTAAACCCGAAAAGTGGGCGCAATGCCACGGCGATCCTTAATGCGCCTGATCCGGTAAGTGCCTGGCGTGAATATGAGTTATCGGGCGGGAAAAAACTGCCGCGCTTTGATGGTGCAACGCCGCGGGAAACCTTTAATCTCCTGCAACATCACCAAACGCTGATGGACTCTCTTGGGGCGAATGCCACGCCAGCTATCTATTACATGAACGAACGTAATGAGCTACAGCAGGTGGTGGGCATGCCGGATGAGAAACAGCTAATAGACATGTTTGGCCCACGGCCGTAG
- a CDS encoding DsbA family protein: protein MKKTLLTLILFSLCTPVLAAPALTAAQEARVQELVQETLLKHPEILAAAAEKLDQQDAQANQQQLDKVIAQNADFLFRDPNSPRIGATHPRLTLVVFTDYNCPYCKKFDPYLEKIVAKYPDVAVQFKFLPYRSESSVTSARDALTIWREHPEQFMKFNDILMAKKGYHDDASIAEAKKKAGVTVNKPDDQSMQTLKKSLALAQELGIQGTPATLIGNEMLSGWVPFEQFDAMVSDALKKQ, encoded by the coding sequence ATGAAAAAGACACTACTCACCCTGATTTTGTTTTCACTTTGTACCCCGGTGTTAGCCGCGCCCGCCCTTACGGCGGCACAGGAAGCCCGCGTGCAGGAATTGGTACAAGAGACGTTGCTAAAGCACCCGGAAATCCTGGCGGCGGCAGCTGAAAAACTTGATCAACAGGATGCGCAAGCCAACCAGCAACAGCTGGACAAAGTGATTGCACAAAACGCCGATTTTCTGTTTCGCGATCCCAACTCCCCGCGTATTGGCGCAACACATCCGCGGCTGACGCTGGTGGTGTTTACCGACTACAACTGTCCGTACTGCAAGAAATTTGATCCGTACCTGGAAAAGATCGTCGCCAAATATCCTGATGTGGCGGTGCAGTTCAAATTCCTGCCGTACCGTTCGGAAAGTTCGGTGACGTCCGCACGTGACGCGCTGACCATCTGGCGGGAACACCCGGAACAATTTATGAAATTTAACGATATCCTGATGGCAAAAAAGGGCTATCACGATGATGCCAGCATTGCAGAGGCGAAAAAGAAAGCCGGAGTGACGGTAAACAAGCCGGATGACCAGAGCATGCAGACGCTGAAGAAGAGCCTCGCGCTGGCGCAAGAGCTAGGAATTCAGGGCACTCCAGCAACGCTTATCGGCAACGAAATGCTTTCCGGCTGGGTCCCCTTCGAACAATTTGATGCTATGGTCAGCGACGCGCTGAAAAAACAGTAA
- a CDS encoding protein-disulfide reductase DsbD family protein produces MLKIFRGFVLLLLSCMSVAHAADSEWLTAPQNDHARIRFQAEKSQNHLYGLLTVELQSGWKTYWRSPGEGGVAPEITWKNGEKAQWYWPVPSRFEISGLTTQGYHKKVVIPMIITGNPGDVLEGTLTLSTCSNVCLLTDYPLHLDFNQPVDSGFQDAFEQAMRAIPADSGISDDLSAHLVGSNLVLTGTTAGEWRDAQIYFDPLEGGIIPGDPQIKSRGETVVITAPVTDEWGEKPASLAGKTLSFVLTNHGKAQQTTLTVGADKTASPVPDTSPVNVGQMLLFALLGGLILNLMPCVLPVMGMKLNSVLHCGTDSARIRLRFLATSAGILTSFALLAAMITVLKLTGASLGWGIQFQNPWFIGLMVVVTFIFALNLFGAFEMLLPSSMTGRMATAGGNGLVGSFCEGVFATLLATPCSAPFLGTAVAFALAAPLGELWLIFMLLGLGMALPWLFVALIPKTAQLLPRPGRWMNTLKVILALMMLASSLWLATLLNQHLGNMLSSLVTLVLTVIALIAFIRTGKRTGTAFWLVVITLAAFGGYQIRGVVQDDDTAASTVESGQHIAWQPLSEEAITRALADGKRVFVDISADWCVTCKVNEHRVLNQPEIIAALNQPDVVALRGDWSKPSDLITAFLQKRHSYAIPFNQVYGPALTDGEILPPLLTQHTVLTALKNAKG; encoded by the coding sequence ATGTTGAAAATCTTCAGGGGATTCGTCCTCCTGTTGCTGTCGTGCATGAGCGTGGCTCATGCGGCAGATAGCGAGTGGCTGACCGCCCCGCAAAACGATCACGCCCGGATACGCTTCCAGGCGGAAAAGAGTCAGAATCATCTCTATGGGCTACTCACCGTTGAGCTGCAATCGGGATGGAAAACCTACTGGCGCTCGCCGGGAGAAGGCGGTGTTGCGCCGGAAATTACCTGGAAAAATGGTGAGAAGGCGCAGTGGTACTGGCCGGTTCCCTCGCGGTTTGAGATTTCAGGGCTGACCACTCAGGGCTACCATAAAAAAGTGGTCATCCCGATGATTATCACCGGGAACCCGGGCGATGTCCTTGAAGGGACGTTGACGCTGTCCACCTGTAGCAACGTCTGTCTGTTGACGGATTACCCGCTGCATCTGGATTTCAATCAGCCGGTGGATAGCGGTTTCCAGGATGCGTTTGAGCAGGCAATGCGTGCCATCCCGGCTGATAGCGGCATTTCCGACGATCTGTCGGCGCACCTTGTCGGCAGTAATCTGGTGCTGACCGGCACCACGGCGGGCGAGTGGCGCGACGCGCAGATTTACTTTGATCCGCTGGAAGGCGGCATCATCCCCGGCGATCCGCAGATCAAAAGTCGTGGGGAAACGGTGGTTATCACCGCGCCAGTCACCGATGAGTGGGGTGAAAAACCTGCAAGTCTGGCGGGGAAAACACTCTCCTTTGTCCTCACCAATCACGGTAAAGCGCAGCAAACGACGCTCACGGTTGGCGCTGATAAAACGGCATCACCCGTGCCTGATACCTCGCCGGTCAACGTCGGTCAAATGCTGCTGTTTGCCCTGCTGGGCGGGCTTATCTTAAACCTGATGCCGTGCGTCCTGCCGGTGATGGGGATGAAGCTTAATTCGGTGCTGCATTGCGGTACCGACAGTGCCCGTATCCGGCTACGTTTTCTGGCCACCAGCGCCGGTATTCTGACCTCGTTTGCTCTGTTAGCGGCGATGATAACCGTACTGAAACTGACCGGCGCATCCTTAGGATGGGGAATTCAGTTCCAAAATCCGTGGTTTATCGGCCTGATGGTTGTCGTCACCTTTATCTTCGCCCTCAATCTGTTCGGCGCTTTTGAGATGTTGTTGCCGTCATCAATGACCGGACGTATGGCAACGGCTGGCGGAAATGGGCTGGTGGGGAGCTTCTGCGAAGGTGTGTTTGCCACGCTATTAGCGACCCCGTGCTCCGCGCCGTTCCTCGGCACCGCCGTGGCCTTCGCGCTGGCGGCTCCGCTTGGGGAATTGTGGCTCATCTTCATGCTATTAGGACTGGGTATGGCGCTACCCTGGCTGTTTGTCGCGCTGATCCCGAAAACAGCGCAGCTGCTGCCGCGTCCCGGCCGCTGGATGAATACCTTAAAAGTGATTCTGGCCCTGATGATGCTGGCCTCCAGCCTATGGTTGGCGACACTGCTTAATCAGCACCTTGGTAACATGCTCAGTAGTCTGGTGACGCTGGTGTTGACGGTCATCGCGCTGATCGCGTTTATCCGTACCGGAAAGCGCACAGGAACTGCATTCTGGCTGGTGGTGATTACGCTTGCGGCCTTTGGTGGATACCAAATACGCGGCGTTGTGCAGGATGATGATACCGCGGCATCAACCGTCGAGAGCGGCCAGCACATTGCCTGGCAACCGCTCAGCGAAGAGGCCATCACGCGTGCGCTGGCGGACGGCAAACGGGTGTTCGTTGATATCTCTGCCGACTGGTGTGTGACCTGCAAGGTGAACGAGCACCGGGTGTTAAATCAACCAGAGATCATTGCGGCGCTTAACCAGCCTGACGTTGTCGCCCTGCGCGGCGACTGGAGTAAACCGTCCGATCTTATCACCGCGTTTTTGCAAAAACGTCACAGCTACGCGATCCCTTTTAATCAGGTTTATGGCCCCGCACTGACTGACGGCGAAATATTACCGCCGCTACTGACTCAGCACACCGTCCTGACTGCCCTAAAGAATGCTAAAGGTTAA
- the ansP gene encoding L-asparagine permease encodes METQNTQASEQHAAKRRWLNSHESGYHKAMGNRQVQMIAIGGAIGTGLFLGAGARLQMAGPALALVYLVCGIFSFFILRALGELVLHRPSSGSFVSYAREFLGEKAAYVAGWMYFINWAMTGIVDITAVALYMHYWGAFGDVPQWVFALGALAIVGTMNMIGVKWFAEMEFWFALIKVLAIVVFLVVGTVYLGSGKPLDGNATGFHLITDNGGFFPHGLLPALVLVQGVVFAFASIELVGTAAGECKDPQTMVPKAINSVIWRIGLFYVGSVVLLVLLLPWNAYQAGQSPFVTFFSKLGMPYIGSIMNIVVLTAALSSLNSGLYCTGRILRSMAMGGSAPKFMSKMSRQHVPYAGIMATLVVYVVGVFLNYLVPAQVFEIVLNFASLGIIASWAFIMVCQLRLRKAIKAGQAADVSFKLPGAPFTSWLTLLFLLSVLVLMAFDYPNGTFTIGSLPLIAILLVAGWYGVRKRVAEIQSTAP; translated from the coding sequence ATGGAAACACAAAACACACAAGCCTCGGAGCAACACGCGGCTAAACGACGCTGGCTTAACTCTCATGAATCGGGTTACCACAAAGCGATGGGCAACAGACAGGTACAGATGATTGCCATTGGTGGCGCTATTGGTACCGGGCTGTTCTTAGGCGCCGGTGCGCGCTTACAGATGGCGGGTCCGGCGCTGGCGCTGGTCTATCTGGTCTGCGGTATCTTCTCCTTCTTTATCCTCCGCGCGCTTGGCGAGCTGGTTTTACACCGGCCTTCCAGCGGCAGCTTTGTCTCCTATGCACGTGAATTCCTCGGTGAAAAAGCCGCCTACGTGGCGGGCTGGATGTATTTCATCAACTGGGCGATGACCGGGATCGTGGATATCACCGCCGTGGCGCTGTATATGCACTACTGGGGCGCCTTTGGCGATGTACCACAGTGGGTGTTTGCGCTAGGGGCGCTGGCGATTGTCGGCACCATGAACATGATCGGCGTGAAATGGTTTGCCGAAATGGAGTTCTGGTTTGCGCTTATCAAGGTGCTGGCGATTGTTGTCTTCCTCGTGGTCGGGACGGTCTATCTGGGCAGCGGCAAACCGCTGGATGGTAACGCCACCGGTTTTCACCTGATCACCGATAACGGCGGTTTCTTCCCGCACGGCCTGCTGCCTGCGCTGGTGCTGGTTCAGGGCGTGGTCTTTGCTTTTGCTTCTATCGAACTGGTCGGCACGGCGGCGGGGGAATGTAAAGATCCGCAGACTATGGTGCCAAAAGCGATTAATAGCGTTATCTGGCGTATTGGCCTGTTCTACGTGGGCTCCGTGGTACTGCTGGTACTGCTGCTGCCGTGGAATGCTTACCAGGCAGGGCAGAGCCCGTTTGTCACCTTCTTCTCGAAGCTGGGCATGCCGTATATCGGTAGCATTATGAATATCGTGGTACTGACTGCGGCGCTCTCCAGCCTGAACTCGGGGCTCTATTGCACTGGCCGTATTTTACGATCCATGGCGATGGGCGGTTCCGCACCGAAATTCATGAGTAAGATGAGCCGTCAGCACGTCCCGTACGCGGGGATCATGGCGACGCTGGTGGTGTATGTGGTTGGGGTGTTCCTCAACTATCTGGTGCCTGCGCAGGTGTTTGAAATTGTTCTCAACTTTGCGTCGCTGGGGATTATTGCATCCTGGGCATTTATCATGGTTTGCCAGCTGCGTTTGCGCAAGGCTATCAAAGCCGGACAGGCTGCCGACGTCAGCTTCAAGCTGCCGGGCGCGCCGTTTACTTCGTGGCTGACGCTGCTGTTCTTACTGAGCGTGCTGGTGCTGATGGCCTTTGATTACCCGAACGGCACCTTCACCATCGGTTCGTTACCGCTGATTGCCATCCTGCTGGTGGCTGGCTGGTATGGCGTACGTAAACGCGTCGCCGAAATTCAGAGCACCGCGCCGTAA